In Erigeron canadensis isolate Cc75 chromosome 7, C_canadensis_v1, whole genome shotgun sequence, one DNA window encodes the following:
- the LOC122607278 gene encoding nardilysin-like isoform X2, with protein sequence MHRVLLIFLNTCSSWGVLNFQMKMSYLSKHGGSSNAYTEVEHTCYHFEVKPEFLEGALRRFSQFFISPLVKAEAMDREVQAVDSEFNQALQSDACRLQQLQCHTATPGHAFNQFFWGNKKSLVDAMEKGINLRDQIFKLYNDFYHGGLMKLVVIGGESLDVLESWVLELFSKVKTNNASKSEVKPGLSVWSAGKIYRLEAVKDVHILDLSWTLPCLQKDYLKKAEDYLAHLIGHEGRGSLLFFLKDKGWATSISAGVGDDGMQRSSVAYVFGMSINLTDSGLEKIYDVIGFVYQYLKLLREVPPQEWIYRELQDIANMDFTFAEEQPQDEYAAELSANLLIYPPEHTIYGDYAYKVWDEEKIKHVLTFFTPENMRTDIVSKSFNKSQDVQCEPWFGSHYIEESISPSLLELWRDPPKIDSSLHLPAKNEFIPQDFSIRAKSMSSDSTAASSPKCILDEPLMKFWYKLDTTFQSPRANTYFRVTLNGAYRDLKNAVLTELFLKLLKDNLNDIIYQASVAKLETSISLVSDKLELKVYGFNDKLPVLLSKVLETAKSFLPTEDRFVVIKEDMERNLRNANLKPLLYSSYLRLQVLCQGFWDVDEKLLLLNNISLADLRNFIPELFSQLYIEGICHGNILEEEAKEVSKIFKKYFSVQPLPSELRHKESILCLPCSADLVRDVTVKNKLDTNSVVELYYQIEPEVGSNLAKSKALVDLLDEIVEEPLFNQLRTKEQLGYVVNCSPRVTYRILGFCFQVQSSEYSPVYLQGRIDNFINDMEGLLSELDDESFQSYKSGLIAKLLEKDPSLSYETNRYWGQIIDQRYMFDLSAKEAEAVKCLQKIDISNWYNTYLRKSSPKCRRLAVRVWGCNTNISESNIGSTAAHVINDPIAFKRLSTFYPAFC encoded by the exons ATGCACAGGGTCTTGCTCATTTTCTTG AACACATGCTCTTCATGGGGAGTGCTGAATTTCCAGATGAAAATGAG TTACTTGTCCAAGCACGGAGGCTCATCGAATGCATACACAGAAGTGGAGCATACTTGCTACCATTTTGAAGTGAAACCAGAATTTCTCGAGGGTGCTTTGAGAAG ATTTTCACAGTTCTTTATTTCACCCTTAGTGAAGGCTGAAGCAATGGATCGGGAAGTACAGGCTGTAGATTCAG AATTTAATCAGGCTTTGCAAAGTGATGCTTGTCGACTACAACAATTACAATGCCATACAGCCACACCGGGTCATGCCTTCAACCAATTCTTTTGGG GGAACAAGAAAAGCCTTGTTGATGCCATGGAGAAAGGAATCAACTTAAGGgatcaaattttcaaattataCAATGACTTCTACCATGGTGGATTGATGAAGTTAGTCGTCATTGGAGGAG AAAGTCTTGATGTGCTTGAAAGCTGGGTTTTGGAGCTATTTAGTAAAGTCAAAACCAACAATGCATCAAAGTCAGAAGTCAAACCAGGACTCTCCGTTTGGAGTGCAGGAAAAATTTATCGCTTAGAGGCCGTTAAAGATGTCCATATTCTTGATCTATCATGGACATTGCCATGTCTTCAGAAGGATTATTTAAAGAAAGCAGAAGACTACTTGGCACATCTCATAGGACATG AGGGCAGAGGAAGCTTGCTCTTCTTCTTAAAGGATAAAGGGTGGGCAACTTCTATATCTGCTGGTGTTGGGGATGATGGAATGCAACGATCTTCAGTAGCATATGTTTTCGGCATGTCTATAAACCTCACTGATTCTGGACTGGAGAAG ATCTATGATGTCATTGGTTTTGTTTATCAATATCTTAAGTTGCTGCGAGAAGTTCCTCCTCAAGAATGGATATATAGAGAACTTCAGGACATTGCAAATATGGATTTTACATTTGCTGAGGAGCAACCCCAGGATGAGTATGCTGCTGAGCTTTCAG CAAATCTGCTTATTTATCCACCGGAGCACACTATATATGGAGATTATGCATACAAAGTGTGGGACGAAGAAAAGATCAAACATGTATTGACTTTCTTCACACCAGAAAACATGAGAACTGATATAGTATCAAAGTCGTTCAATAAGTCGCAAG atGTCCAATGTGAACCGTGGTTTGGATCACATTATATAGAAGAAAGTATCTCTCCGTCTCTTTTGGAACTATGGAGGGATCCTCCTAAAATAGATTCGTCGTTGCATCTACCTGCAAAGAATGAATTTATTCCGCAAGATTTTTCCATTCGTGCAAAAAGCATGTCTTCTGATTCTACTGCTGCATCCTCTCCAAAATGCATACTTGATGAGCCGTTGATGAAGTTTTGGTACAAACTCGATACGACCTTTCAATCTCCACGCGCTAATACTTATTTTCGTGTTACACTGAATGGTGCTTATCGTGACTTAAAGAATGCCGTGTTGACTGAGCTTTTTCTTAAACTTCTAAAGGACAACTTAAATGACATCATATACCAG GCTAGTGTGGCTAAGTTGGAAACTTCTATATCACTTGTTAGTGACAAGTTAGAGTTAAAGGTGTACGGGTTCAATGACAAGCTTCCAGTGCTCCTTTCCAAAGTTTTGGAAACTGCCAAATCGTTTTTGCCAACGGAGGATCGGTTTGTG GTGATCAAAGAGGATATGGAGAGAAATTTAAGAAATGCCAACCTGAAACCACTACTTTATTCATCGTATTTGAGACTGCAAGTTCTTTGTCAGGGTTTCTGGGATGTTGATGAGAAGCTTCTATTGCTAAATAACATCTCCCTAGCTGATTTAAGGAATTTTATTCCAGAACTATTTTCCCAG TTGTATATAGAGGGAATTTGTCATGGAAATATACTTGAAGAAGAAGCTAAAGAAgtatcaaaaatatttaagaaatatTTCTCTGTACAACCACTTCCATCGGAATTGAGACATAAGGAGAGTATTTTATGTCTACCCTGTAGTGCAGACCTAGTTAGAGATGTTACAGTAAAAAATAAGCTTGACACGAACTCTGTAGTTGAG CTTTACTATCAGATTGAACCAGAAGTTGGTTCAAATTTGGCTAAATCAAAAGCGCTGGTTGATCTTTTAGATGAAATTGTAGAAGAACcactttttaatcaacttag GACAAAGGAGCAGCTTGGTTATGTTGTTAACTGTAGCCCCAGGGTAACATACCGGATTTTAGGATTCTGTTTTCAGGTTCAATCTTCTGAATACAGTCCTGTATATCTGCAAGGGAGAattgacaattttattaatgatatgGAAGGTTTATTG AGTGAACTCGATGATGAGTCTTTCCAGAGTTATAAAAGCGGGTTGATTGCTAAGCTCTTAGAGAAGGATCCTTCTCTTAGTTATGAAACAAATAGATACTGGGGTCAAATTATAGACCAGAG GTATATGTTTGACTTATCTGCAAAAGAAGCAGAAGCAGTCAAGTGCCTCCAAAAGATCGATATATCAAACTGGTACAACACTTACCTGAGAAAATCATCCCCAAAGTGTCGAAGGCTTGCAGTTCGTGTGTGGGGCTGCAACACCAACATAAGTGAATCTAACATAGGATCCACTGCTGCTCATGTAATCAATGACCCGATTGCTTTCAAACGGTTATCCACATTCTACCCTGCATTTTGTTAA
- the LOC122607278 gene encoding nardilysin-like isoform X1: protein MTVAGITFSSDEIVIKSPNDRRLYRYIQLHNGLCALLVHDPDIYADGPPNGNRHEDEEESDDDDDDDMDDDDDDVDDDDEEDDDNDDVAGKAAQTKKAAAAMCVGMGSFCDPLDAQGLAHFLEHMLFMGSAEFPDENEYDSYLSKHGGSSNAYTEVEHTCYHFEVKPEFLEGALRRFSQFFISPLVKAEAMDREVQAVDSEFNQALQSDACRLQQLQCHTATPGHAFNQFFWGNKKSLVDAMEKGINLRDQIFKLYNDFYHGGLMKLVVIGGESLDVLESWVLELFSKVKTNNASKSEVKPGLSVWSAGKIYRLEAVKDVHILDLSWTLPCLQKDYLKKAEDYLAHLIGHEGRGSLLFFLKDKGWATSISAGVGDDGMQRSSVAYVFGMSINLTDSGLEKIYDVIGFVYQYLKLLREVPPQEWIYRELQDIANMDFTFAEEQPQDEYAAELSANLLIYPPEHTIYGDYAYKVWDEEKIKHVLTFFTPENMRTDIVSKSFNKSQDVQCEPWFGSHYIEESISPSLLELWRDPPKIDSSLHLPAKNEFIPQDFSIRAKSMSSDSTAASSPKCILDEPLMKFWYKLDTTFQSPRANTYFRVTLNGAYRDLKNAVLTELFLKLLKDNLNDIIYQASVAKLETSISLVSDKLELKVYGFNDKLPVLLSKVLETAKSFLPTEDRFVVIKEDMERNLRNANLKPLLYSSYLRLQVLCQGFWDVDEKLLLLNNISLADLRNFIPELFSQLYIEGICHGNILEEEAKEVSKIFKKYFSVQPLPSELRHKESILCLPCSADLVRDVTVKNKLDTNSVVELYYQIEPEVGSNLAKSKALVDLLDEIVEEPLFNQLRTKEQLGYVVNCSPRVTYRILGFCFQVQSSEYSPVYLQGRIDNFINDMEGLLSELDDESFQSYKSGLIAKLLEKDPSLSYETNRYWGQIIDQRYMFDLSAKEAEAVKCLQKIDISNWYNTYLRKSSPKCRRLAVRVWGCNTNISESNIGSTAAHVINDPIAFKRLSTFYPAFC from the exons ATGACGGTCGCCGGTATTACTTTTTCGTCTGACGAGATCGTCATAAAATCACCTAACGATAGACGgttatatagatacatacagCTCCATAACGGCTTATGCGCATTACTCGTTCACGATCCCGATATTTACGCCGACGGACCTCCTAACGGAAATCGCCacgaagatgaagaagaatccgatgacgacgacgatgatgacATGGACGACGACGACGATGACGTGGACGACGACGATGAggaagatgatgataatgatgacgTGGCAGGAAAAGCTGCTCAGACTAAAAAG GCTGCAGCAGCAATGTGCGTAGGGATGGGCAGCTTCTGTGATCCTTTGGATGCACAGGGTCTTGCTCATTTTCTTG AACACATGCTCTTCATGGGGAGTGCTGAATTTCCAGATGAAAATGAG TATGACAGTTACTTGTCCAAGCACGGAGGCTCATCGAATGCATACACAGAAGTGGAGCATACTTGCTACCATTTTGAAGTGAAACCAGAATTTCTCGAGGGTGCTTTGAGAAG ATTTTCACAGTTCTTTATTTCACCCTTAGTGAAGGCTGAAGCAATGGATCGGGAAGTACAGGCTGTAGATTCAG AATTTAATCAGGCTTTGCAAAGTGATGCTTGTCGACTACAACAATTACAATGCCATACAGCCACACCGGGTCATGCCTTCAACCAATTCTTTTGGG GGAACAAGAAAAGCCTTGTTGATGCCATGGAGAAAGGAATCAACTTAAGGgatcaaattttcaaattataCAATGACTTCTACCATGGTGGATTGATGAAGTTAGTCGTCATTGGAGGAG AAAGTCTTGATGTGCTTGAAAGCTGGGTTTTGGAGCTATTTAGTAAAGTCAAAACCAACAATGCATCAAAGTCAGAAGTCAAACCAGGACTCTCCGTTTGGAGTGCAGGAAAAATTTATCGCTTAGAGGCCGTTAAAGATGTCCATATTCTTGATCTATCATGGACATTGCCATGTCTTCAGAAGGATTATTTAAAGAAAGCAGAAGACTACTTGGCACATCTCATAGGACATG AGGGCAGAGGAAGCTTGCTCTTCTTCTTAAAGGATAAAGGGTGGGCAACTTCTATATCTGCTGGTGTTGGGGATGATGGAATGCAACGATCTTCAGTAGCATATGTTTTCGGCATGTCTATAAACCTCACTGATTCTGGACTGGAGAAG ATCTATGATGTCATTGGTTTTGTTTATCAATATCTTAAGTTGCTGCGAGAAGTTCCTCCTCAAGAATGGATATATAGAGAACTTCAGGACATTGCAAATATGGATTTTACATTTGCTGAGGAGCAACCCCAGGATGAGTATGCTGCTGAGCTTTCAG CAAATCTGCTTATTTATCCACCGGAGCACACTATATATGGAGATTATGCATACAAAGTGTGGGACGAAGAAAAGATCAAACATGTATTGACTTTCTTCACACCAGAAAACATGAGAACTGATATAGTATCAAAGTCGTTCAATAAGTCGCAAG atGTCCAATGTGAACCGTGGTTTGGATCACATTATATAGAAGAAAGTATCTCTCCGTCTCTTTTGGAACTATGGAGGGATCCTCCTAAAATAGATTCGTCGTTGCATCTACCTGCAAAGAATGAATTTATTCCGCAAGATTTTTCCATTCGTGCAAAAAGCATGTCTTCTGATTCTACTGCTGCATCCTCTCCAAAATGCATACTTGATGAGCCGTTGATGAAGTTTTGGTACAAACTCGATACGACCTTTCAATCTCCACGCGCTAATACTTATTTTCGTGTTACACTGAATGGTGCTTATCGTGACTTAAAGAATGCCGTGTTGACTGAGCTTTTTCTTAAACTTCTAAAGGACAACTTAAATGACATCATATACCAG GCTAGTGTGGCTAAGTTGGAAACTTCTATATCACTTGTTAGTGACAAGTTAGAGTTAAAGGTGTACGGGTTCAATGACAAGCTTCCAGTGCTCCTTTCCAAAGTTTTGGAAACTGCCAAATCGTTTTTGCCAACGGAGGATCGGTTTGTG GTGATCAAAGAGGATATGGAGAGAAATTTAAGAAATGCCAACCTGAAACCACTACTTTATTCATCGTATTTGAGACTGCAAGTTCTTTGTCAGGGTTTCTGGGATGTTGATGAGAAGCTTCTATTGCTAAATAACATCTCCCTAGCTGATTTAAGGAATTTTATTCCAGAACTATTTTCCCAG TTGTATATAGAGGGAATTTGTCATGGAAATATACTTGAAGAAGAAGCTAAAGAAgtatcaaaaatatttaagaaatatTTCTCTGTACAACCACTTCCATCGGAATTGAGACATAAGGAGAGTATTTTATGTCTACCCTGTAGTGCAGACCTAGTTAGAGATGTTACAGTAAAAAATAAGCTTGACACGAACTCTGTAGTTGAG CTTTACTATCAGATTGAACCAGAAGTTGGTTCAAATTTGGCTAAATCAAAAGCGCTGGTTGATCTTTTAGATGAAATTGTAGAAGAACcactttttaatcaacttag GACAAAGGAGCAGCTTGGTTATGTTGTTAACTGTAGCCCCAGGGTAACATACCGGATTTTAGGATTCTGTTTTCAGGTTCAATCTTCTGAATACAGTCCTGTATATCTGCAAGGGAGAattgacaattttattaatgatatgGAAGGTTTATTG AGTGAACTCGATGATGAGTCTTTCCAGAGTTATAAAAGCGGGTTGATTGCTAAGCTCTTAGAGAAGGATCCTTCTCTTAGTTATGAAACAAATAGATACTGGGGTCAAATTATAGACCAGAG GTATATGTTTGACTTATCTGCAAAAGAAGCAGAAGCAGTCAAGTGCCTCCAAAAGATCGATATATCAAACTGGTACAACACTTACCTGAGAAAATCATCCCCAAAGTGTCGAAGGCTTGCAGTTCGTGTGTGGGGCTGCAACACCAACATAAGTGAATCTAACATAGGATCCACTGCTGCTCATGTAATCAATGACCCGATTGCTTTCAAACGGTTATCCACATTCTACCCTGCATTTTGTTAA
- the LOC122607136 gene encoding nardilysin-like, with translation MAVADTATTSFSSDDIVIKSPNDKRLYRYIQLPNGLSALLVHDPDIYADRTHGNGFDDVAGTEEKHNAAVPTKMAAAAMCVGMGSFCDPLEAQGLAHFLEHMLFMGSVEFPDENEYESYLSKHGGSSNAYTDMENTCYYFEVKPEFLNGALRRFSQFFISPLVKAEAMEREVLAVDSEFNRVLQSDTCRLEQLQRHTAAPGHAFNRFSWGNKRSLVDAVDKGINLRDQIFKLYNEYYHGGLMKLVIIGGESLDVLESWVLELFSKVKASNSSTSEVRSALPVWSAGKIYRLEAVNDVHFLKLSWILPCLRKDYLMKPENYLAHLIGHEGRGSLLFFLKVKGWVTYIWAGVGFGGMNQSSIAYVFSMKIYLTDSGLEKIYEIIGFVYQYLKLLQQVSPQEWIYQELKDVANMNFTFAEEQSQDTYAIGLSENLLYYPPEHTIYGNYAHEVWDEEMVEHVLSFLTPANMRTDLVSKSFNLSQDVQREPWFGSRYIEENISSSLLELWKDPPEIDVSLHLPAKNEFIPQNFSIRANSISSDSILAAPPKCILDDSLMKIWHKLDTTFRFPRANTYFRVALNGAYRGLKNILLTSLFRDLLKDKLNDIIYEASLASLGTCISLYWDNLHIMIYGYNDKLPVLLSKILETIQSFLPTHDRFLVIKEDMERSFRNVNMNPQCHSSYLRWQVLGQSSVDVDTEHELLKTLSLPDLQAFIPELFTQLYIEGLCHGNLLEEEAENLSNIFKKYFSVQPLPPDIRHKESILCLPSSADLVRDATVKNKLETNSVVELYYQIEPEADSNLVKSKALLYLFEQIVEEPLFNQLRTKEQLGYVVKCYPLNTCRILGFCFCVQSSEYSPAYLQGRIDNFINELECFLSELDDKSFQNYKGGLIMKLLEKDPSLISETNRYWNAIVNQRDAFNLYVKIAEAVKCLQKADIIEWYNTYLMKSSQKCRRLATRIWGCKTDINESKTESSSFQVIDDLAAFKASSTFYPSSC, from the exons GCTGCTGCAGCAATGTGTGTAGGGATGGGCAGCTTTTGTGATCCTTTAGAGGCACAGGGTCTTGCACATTTTCTTG AACACATGCTCTTCATGGGGAGCGTTGAATTTCCAGATGAAAATGAG TACGAGAGCTACTTGTCCAAGCATGGAGGCTCATCCAATGCTTACACAGATATGGAGAATACTTGCTACTATTTTGAAGTCAAACCAGAGTTTCTTAATGGTGCATTGAGAAG ATTTTCACAGTTTTTTATCTCACCACTAGTGAAGGCCGAAGCAATGGAGCGAGAAGTACTGGCTGTAGATTCAG AATTTAATCGGGTTTTGCAAAGTGATACTTGCcgacttgaacaattacaacgTCACACAGCAGCACCGGGTCATGCATTCAATAGATTTTCCTGGG GGAACAAGAGAAGCCTTGTTGATGCAGTAGATAAAGGAATCAACTTACGGGATCAGATCTTTAAGTTGTACAATGAGTATTACCATGGCGGATTGATGAAGTTAGTTATCATCGGGGGAG AAAGTCTTGATGTGCTGGAAAGTTGGGTTCTGGAGCTATTTAGCAAAGTCAAGGCCAGCAATTCATCAACATCAGAAGTCAGGTCAGCACTCCCTGTTTGGAGTGCAGGAAAAATTTATCGTTTGGAGGCTGTTAATGATGTCCATTTTCTCAAGCTATCATGGATATTGCCATGTCTTCGTAAAGACTATTTAATGAAACCAGAAAACTATCTGGCACATCTCATTGGGCATG AGGGCAGAGGAAGCCtgcttttctttttgaaagttaaaggGTGGGTTACCTATATATGGGCTGGTGTTGGTTTTGGTGGAATGAATCAATCTTCAATAGCATATGTTTTTAGCATGAAGATATACCTTACTGACTCTGGATTGGAAAAG ATATATGAGATAATTGGTTTTGTTTATCAATACCTTAAGTTACTGCAACAAGTTTCTCCTCAAGAATGGATATATCAAGAACTTAAGGATGTCGCTAATATGAATTTTACATTTGCTGAGGAGCAATCCCAGGATACGTATGCTATAGGGCTTTCAG AAAATCTGCTTTACTATCCACCTGAGCATACTATATATGGGAATTATGCACACGAGGTATGGGATGAAGAAATGGTCGAACATGTTTTGTCTTTCCTCACACCAGCCAACATGAGGACTGATTTAGTATCGAAGTCTTTCAATCTATCACAAG ATGTCCAACGTGAGCCGTGGTTTGGATCACGGTATATAGAAGAAAATATATCTTCATCCCTTCTGGAATTATGGAAGGATCCTCCAGAAATAGATGTGTCATTGCATCTGCCTGCAAAGAATGAATTCATTCCCCAAAACTTTTCCATTCGTGCAAATAGTATTTCGTCTGATTCAATATTAGCAGCGCCTCCAAAATGTATACTTGATGATtcattgatgaagatttggCACAAGCTAGATACGACTTTTCGATTTCCACGGGCTAATACTTATTTTCGTGTTGCACTGAATGGTGCTTATCGTGGTTTAAAGAATATCCTGCTGACTTCGCTATTTCGTGATCTTCTGAAGGACAAGCTAAATGACATCATATATGAG GCAAGTCTGGCTTCATTGGGAACTTGTATATCACTTTACTGGGACAACTTACATATAATGATCTACGGCTACAATGACAAGCTTCCCGTTCTTCtttccaaaattttggaaaCTATCCAATCATTTTTGCCGACCCATGATCGCTTTTTG GTAATCAAGGAAGATATGGAGAGAAGTTTCAGAAATGTCAACATGAACCCacaatgtcattcatcataCTTGAGATGGCAAGTTCTTGGTCAGAGTTCTGTGGATGTTGATACAGAGCACGAATTGCTAAAAACCCTCTCCCTACCTGATTTACAGGCTTTTATCCCTGAGCTATTCACCCAG TTGTATATCGAGGGGCTTTGTCATGGAAATTTACTTGAAGAAGAAGCTGAAAACctatcaaatatatttaaaaagtatttcTCTGTACAACCACTTCCACCTGATATAAGACATAAAGAGAGCATTTTATGTCTTCCTTCTAGTGCAGATCTAGTTAGAGATGCCACGGtaaaaaataaacttgaaacGAACTCTGTGGTTGAG CTGTATTATCAGATTGAACCAGAAGCTGATTCGAACTTAGTCAAGTCAAAGGCGCTGCTTTATCTTTTCGAGCAAATCGTTGAAGAACCACTTTTCAATCAACTTAG GACGAAGGAGCAGCTTGGTTATGTTGTTAAATGTTACCCTTTGAATACATGCCGAATACTGGGATTCTGTTTTTGCGTTCAATCTTCTGAATATAGTCCAGCATATCTTCAAGGGAGAATTGATAATTTTATCAATGAATTGGAGTGTTTTTTG AGTGAACTTGATGACAAGTCTTTTCAGAATTACAAAGGCGGGTTAATCATGAAGCTGCTTGAGAAAGATCCATCTCTCATTTCTGAAACAAATAGATACTGGAATGCAATCGTAAATCAGAG GGATGCGTTTAACTTATATGTAAAAATAGCAGAAGCAGTGAAGTGCCTTCAAAAAGCCGATATTATTGAGTGGTACAATACTTATCTGATGAAATCATCTCAAAAGTGTCGAAGGCTTGCAACTCGGATATGGGGCTGCAAAACCGACATTAACGAGTCCAAAACAGAATCCAGTTCTTTTCAGGTAATTGACGACCTTGCTGCTTTCAAGGCGTCATCCACATTCTACCCTTCATCTTGTTAA